The Streptomyces avermitilis MA-4680 = NBRC 14893 genome contains a region encoding:
- the tilS gene encoding tRNA lysidine(34) synthetase TilS, producing the protein MGPHPAVAAIRLAVRRVLHDILIEHAPGSADLPRDVPHDLPPPPLVLVACSGGADSMALASALAFEAPKLGIRAGGITVDHGLQSGSDLRADEVVGRLVDLGLTPTESIAVTVGRDGGPEAAARDARYAALDAAARRHGACAVLLGHTRDDQAETVLLGLARGSGIRSLSGMAAVSGTGGRYRRPFLQLDRQTARKACMAQSLPVWDDPHNADPAYTRSRLRHEGLPALEKALGKGVVEALARTAQLSRDDADALDVWAGQAEASVRDAAGLLECAKLYALPPAVRRRILRRAAIEAGAPAGSLFARHIEEVDRLITGWRGQGAINLPGKVVAQRQGGRLVIRQG; encoded by the coding sequence GATACGCCTGGCGGTCCGCCGCGTACTCCACGACATCCTCATCGAACACGCGCCCGGCTCTGCCGACCTGCCGCGCGACGTGCCGCACGATCTGCCGCCCCCGCCGCTCGTGCTCGTCGCCTGCTCCGGCGGTGCCGACTCCATGGCGCTCGCCTCCGCCCTCGCCTTCGAAGCCCCCAAACTCGGCATCCGCGCCGGCGGCATCACCGTGGACCACGGACTCCAGTCCGGCTCCGACCTGCGCGCCGACGAGGTCGTCGGCCGCCTGGTCGATCTGGGTCTGACCCCGACCGAGTCCATCGCCGTCACCGTCGGCCGTGACGGCGGCCCCGAGGCCGCCGCCCGCGATGCCCGGTACGCCGCCCTGGATGCCGCCGCGCGGCGCCACGGAGCCTGTGCGGTCCTGCTCGGCCACACCCGTGACGACCAGGCCGAGACCGTCCTGCTGGGCCTCGCCAGGGGCTCCGGCATCCGCTCCCTGTCCGGAATGGCCGCGGTCTCGGGGACCGGCGGCCGTTACCGCCGCCCCTTCCTCCAGCTCGACCGGCAGACCGCCCGCAAGGCCTGCATGGCCCAGTCGCTGCCCGTGTGGGACGACCCGCACAACGCCGACCCGGCCTATACGCGGTCCAGGCTGCGCCACGAGGGCCTGCCCGCCCTGGAGAAGGCGCTCGGCAAGGGTGTCGTGGAGGCCCTCGCCCGGACGGCCCAGCTCTCCCGTGACGACGCCGACGCCCTAGACGTGTGGGCCGGCCAGGCCGAGGCCTCCGTACGCGACGCCGCCGGCCTCCTGGAGTGCGCCAAGCTCTACGCGCTGCCGCCCGCCGTGCGCCGCCGCATTCTGCGCCGCGCCGCCATCGAGGCGGGCGCCCCGGCCGGTTCGCTGTTCGCCCGTCACATCGAAGAAGTCGACCGGCTGATCACCGGCTGGCGCGGTCAGGGAGCCATCAATCTCCCGGGCAAAGTCGTCGCCCAGCGACAGGGTGGCAGACTGGTGATTCGGCAAGGCTGA
- the hpt gene encoding hypoxanthine phosphoribosyltransferase, with protein sequence MRVDAKDMGTDLKSVLITKEEIDAKLAELAAKIDAEYAGKDLLIVGVLKGAVMVMADLARALSTPVTMDWMAVSSYGAGTQSSGVVRILKDLDTDIKGKHVLIVEDIIDSGLTLSWLISNLGSREPASLKVCTLLRKPEAAKVAIDVEWVGFDIPNEFVIGYGLDYAEKYRNLPFVGTLAPHVYGG encoded by the coding sequence ATGCGGGTGGACGCGAAAGACATGGGCACCGACCTCAAGTCGGTGCTCATCACCAAGGAAGAGATCGACGCGAAGCTGGCCGAGCTGGCCGCGAAGATCGACGCGGAGTACGCGGGCAAGGACCTGTTGATCGTCGGTGTCCTCAAGGGCGCCGTGATGGTCATGGCGGACCTGGCGCGTGCGCTGTCCACCCCCGTCACGATGGACTGGATGGCGGTGTCCTCGTACGGCGCGGGCACCCAGTCCTCCGGTGTCGTGCGGATCCTCAAGGACCTCGACACGGACATCAAGGGGAAGCATGTCCTGATCGTCGAGGACATCATCGACTCCGGGCTCACCCTGTCCTGGCTGATCTCCAACCTCGGCTCCCGCGAGCCCGCCTCCCTCAAGGTGTGCACGCTGCTGCGCAAGCCGGAGGCGGCCAAGGTCGCGATCGACGTGGAGTGGGTCGGCTTCGACATCCCCAACGAGTTCGTCATCGGCTACGGCCTCGACTACGCCGAGAAGTACCGAAACCTCCCGTTCGTCGGTACGCTCGCGCCCCACGTCTACGGCGGCTGA
- the ftsH gene encoding ATP-dependent zinc metalloprotease FtsH, whose translation MDVKRYFRGPVMWIVLAVLAVVVLMQVVGSSGGYKTVDTGQVVQAINENKVQQAKITTGDEQVIKVELKDGQKVDGSSKIQASYIGDQGVTLAGTLQDKYQNKQIPDGYTVSPSKQNPFVGILLSLLPFVLIVVVFLFLMNQMQGGGSRVMNFGKSKAKLITKDTPKTTFSDVAGSDEAVEELHEIKEFLQEPAKFQAVGAKIPKGVLLYGPPGTGKTLLARAVAGEAGVPFYSISGSDFVEMFVGVGASRVRDLFEQAKANAPAIVFVDEIDAVGRHRGAGLGGGHDEREQTLNQLLVEMDGFDVKGGVILIAATNRPDILDPALLRPGRFDRQIAVDRPDMQGRLEILKVHQKGKPVAPDVDLSAVARRTPGFTGADLANVLNEAALLTARSDKKLVDNSMLDEAIDRVVAGPQKRTRIMSDKEKKITAYHEGGHALVAAASPNSDPVHKITILSRGRALGYTMVLPDEDKYSTTRNEMLDQLAYMLGGRAAEELVFHDPTTGAANDIEKATATARAMVTQYGMTERLGAIKFGGDNTEPFLGREMSHPRDYSEEVAALVDEEVKKLIENAHNEAWEILVENRDVLDALVLQLLEKETLSKEQIAEVFAPIVKRPARPAWTGSSRRTPSTRPPVLSPKELSLTNGANGASPAIANATESVPAAESAPEDRTEG comes from the coding sequence ATGGACGTGAAGCGATACTTCCGTGGGCCGGTCATGTGGATCGTGCTGGCCGTCCTTGCCGTGGTCGTGTTGATGCAGGTCGTCGGCTCGTCCGGCGGCTACAAGACAGTGGACACCGGCCAGGTCGTCCAGGCGATCAATGAGAACAAGGTCCAGCAGGCCAAAATCACCACCGGTGACGAGCAGGTCATCAAGGTCGAGCTGAAGGACGGCCAGAAGGTCGACGGCAGCTCGAAGATCCAGGCGAGTTACATCGGCGACCAGGGCGTGACCCTCGCGGGCACGCTCCAGGACAAGTACCAGAACAAGCAGATCCCGGACGGCTATACGGTCTCGCCGTCCAAGCAGAACCCGTTCGTGGGCATCCTGCTCTCTCTGCTCCCCTTCGTCCTGATCGTCGTCGTCTTCCTGTTCCTGATGAACCAGATGCAGGGCGGCGGCTCCCGGGTCATGAACTTCGGGAAGTCCAAGGCGAAGCTCATCACCAAGGACACCCCCAAGACGACGTTCTCGGACGTCGCGGGTTCGGACGAGGCGGTCGAGGAGCTCCACGAGATCAAGGAGTTCCTCCAGGAGCCGGCGAAGTTCCAGGCCGTCGGGGCGAAGATCCCCAAGGGCGTGCTCCTGTACGGGCCTCCCGGTACCGGCAAGACGCTGCTGGCGCGTGCCGTCGCGGGCGAGGCCGGGGTCCCCTTCTACTCGATCTCCGGTTCCGACTTCGTCGAGATGTTCGTCGGTGTCGGTGCCTCCCGAGTCCGTGACCTCTTCGAGCAGGCCAAGGCGAACGCCCCGGCGATCGTCTTCGTCGACGAGATCGACGCGGTCGGCCGCCACCGCGGCGCCGGCCTCGGCGGCGGTCACGACGAGCGCGAGCAGACGCTGAACCAGCTGCTCGTCGAGATGGACGGCTTCGACGTGAAGGGCGGCGTCATCCTGATCGCCGCCACGAACCGGCCCGACATCCTCGACCCGGCTCTCCTGCGCCCCGGCCGCTTCGACCGCCAGATCGCGGTCGACCGCCCGGACATGCAGGGCCGTCTGGAGATCCTCAAGGTTCACCAGAAGGGCAAGCCGGTCGCCCCGGACGTCGACCTGTCGGCCGTCGCCCGCCGCACCCCCGGCTTCACGGGTGCCGACCTCGCCAACGTGCTGAACGAGGCCGCGCTCCTCACGGCCCGCAGCGACAAGAAGCTGGTCGACAACTCCATGCTGGACGAGGCGATCGACCGCGTGGTCGCGGGCCCGCAGAAGCGGACCCGGATCATGTCGGACAAGGAGAAGAAGATCACCGCGTACCACGAGGGCGGCCACGCCCTGGTCGCGGCGGCGTCTCCGAACTCCGACCCGGTCCACAAGATCACGATCCTGTCGCGCGGCCGTGCCCTCGGCTACACGATGGTCCTGCCGGACGAGGACAAGTACTCCACGACCCGCAACGAGATGCTCGACCAGCTGGCGTACATGCTGGGCGGGCGCGCGGCCGAGGAGCTCGTCTTCCACGACCCGACGACGGGCGCTGCGAACGACATCGAGAAGGCCACCGCCACGGCCCGCGCGATGGTCACGCAGTACGGCATGACCGAGCGTCTCGGCGCGATCAAGTTCGGCGGCGACAACACCGAGCCCTTCCTGGGCCGGGAGATGTCGCATCCGCGCGACTACTCGGAAGAGGTCGCCGCGCTCGTCGACGAAGAGGTCAAGAAGCTCATCGAGAACGCGCACAACGAGGCCTGGGAAATCCTGGTCGAGAACCGCGACGTCCTCGACGCCCTGGTGCTCCAGCTGCTGGAGAAGGAGACGCTGAGCAAGGAGCAGATCGCCGAGGTCTTCGCTCCCATCGTCAAGCGCCCGGCCCGCCCCGCGTGGACCGGCTCCTCCCGGCGCACCCCGTCCACCCGCCCGCCGGTGCTCTCCCCCAAGGAGCTGTCACTGACGAACGGGGCGAACGGCGCGTCGCCGGCGATCGCCAACGCGACGGAGTCGGTGCCGGCCGCGGAGTCGGCTCCGGAGGACCGCACCGAGGGCTGA
- the folE gene encoding GTP cyclohydrolase I FolE — MTDPVTLDGEGTIGEFDEKRAENAVRELLIAVGEDPDREGLRETPGRVARAYREIFAGLWQKPEDVLTTTFDIGHDEMVLVKDIEVLSSCEHHLVPFVGVAHVGYIPSTDGKITGLSKLARLVDVYARRPQVQERLTTQVADSLMEILEPRGVIVVVECEHMCMSMRGVRKPGAKTITSAVRGQLRDPATRNEAMSLIMAR; from the coding sequence ATGACCGACCCGGTGACGCTGGACGGTGAGGGCACCATCGGCGAATTCGACGAGAAGCGTGCCGAGAACGCCGTGCGGGAGCTGCTGATCGCGGTCGGTGAGGACCCGGACCGTGAGGGTCTCAGGGAGACTCCGGGGCGGGTGGCCCGGGCATACCGGGAGATATTCGCGGGGCTGTGGCAGAAGCCCGAGGACGTGCTGACGACCACGTTCGACATCGGACACGACGAGATGGTCCTGGTGAAGGACATCGAAGTCCTGAGCAGCTGTGAACATCACCTGGTGCCGTTCGTCGGTGTGGCCCATGTCGGGTACATCCCGTCCACCGACGGAAAGATCACGGGTCTCTCGAAGCTGGCGCGGCTCGTGGACGTCTATGCCCGCCGGCCCCAGGTGCAGGAGCGGCTCACCACGCAGGTCGCCGATTCCCTCATGGAGATCCTGGAGCCGCGCGGTGTGATCGTCGTCGTCGAGTGCGAGCACATGTGCATGTCGATGCGCGGGGTGCGCAAACCCGGGGCGAAGACCATCACGTCGGCGGTGCGCGGTCAGCTGAGGGACCCGGCCACGCGCAACGAGGCCATGAGCCTGATCATGGCGCGCTGA
- a CDS encoding DUF3180 domain-containing protein produces MKELRIRTLAAVFVVAGVLSWAGARLWNSVGTLPRVPLAAPIVLALIAVVLLATALSLRARLKAQRERRPGAKGVDPLMAARAVVFGQASALVAALVAGMYGGTGAFLLESLDIPARRDQAIYAGFSVLAGVGVIAAAFFLERVCKLPEDDDTNGGGTAPAA; encoded by the coding sequence GTGAAAGAGCTGCGCATCAGGACGCTGGCCGCGGTGTTCGTCGTGGCAGGAGTACTGTCCTGGGCCGGAGCCCGCTTGTGGAACTCGGTGGGCACACTGCCCCGCGTCCCGCTGGCCGCCCCCATCGTCCTGGCTCTGATCGCGGTCGTCCTTTTGGCCACGGCACTCTCGCTGCGCGCCCGCCTCAAGGCCCAGCGGGAGCGCCGCCCCGGCGCCAAGGGCGTCGACCCCCTGATGGCGGCCCGCGCGGTGGTCTTCGGCCAGGCGAGCGCGCTGGTGGCGGCCCTGGTCGCCGGTATGTACGGCGGCACCGGCGCCTTCCTCCTGGAATCCCTCGACATCCCCGCCCGCCGCGACCAGGCCATCTACGCCGGCTTCTCGGTCCTCGCCGGCGTCGGCGTCATAGCGGCGGCGTTCTTCCTGGAGCGCGTGTGCAAACTCCCGGAGGACGACGACACCAACGGCGGCGGGACGGCTCCGGCGGCGTAA
- the folK gene encoding 2-amino-4-hydroxy-6-hydroxymethyldihydropteridine diphosphokinase — translation MTAFYTEGQSDPTVQPVPASVVERVDAADTTLSNPKRAVISLGSNLGNRLETLQGAIDALEDTPGVRVKAVSPVYETEPWGVEPGSQPAYFNAVVLLKTTLPPSSLLERAHAVEEAFHRVRDEHWGPRTIDVDIVAYADVVSDDPVLTLPHPRAHQRAFVLAPWYDVDPEAQLPGRGPVEQLLAAVTRDGIVPRADLELRLPE, via the coding sequence ATGACCGCGTTCTACACCGAGGGTCAGAGCGACCCGACCGTTCAGCCGGTGCCCGCCTCCGTGGTGGAGCGGGTGGACGCCGCCGACACGACCCTCTCCAACCCCAAGCGCGCGGTGATCTCCCTGGGCTCGAACCTGGGCAACCGCCTGGAGACGCTCCAGGGCGCGATCGACGCCCTGGAGGACACGCCCGGCGTCCGCGTCAAGGCGGTCTCTCCTGTCTACGAGACGGAGCCGTGGGGCGTGGAGCCCGGCAGCCAGCCCGCGTACTTCAACGCGGTGGTGCTCCTGAAGACGACCCTGCCCCCGTCGTCCCTCCTGGAGCGGGCCCACGCCGTCGAGGAGGCGTTCCACCGCGTCCGGGACGAGCACTGGGGCCCGCGCACGATCGACGTGGACATCGTCGCGTACGCCGACGTGGTCTCCGACGATCCGGTGCTCACGCTTCCCCACCCCCGCGCCCACCAGCGGGCGTTCGTCCTGGCCCCCTGGTACGACGTGGACCCGGAGGCCCAGCTCCCCGGCCGCGGCCCCGTGGAGCAGCTGCTGGCGGCCGTCACGCGCGACGGCATCGTGCCGCGCGCCGACCTGGAACTCCGGCTGCCCGAGTAG
- the folB gene encoding dihydroneopterin aldolase — protein sequence MDRVALRGLKARGHHGVFPKEREEGQTFIVDLVLGLDTRPAAADDDLSKTVHYGIVAEEVVAVVEGDPVDLIETLAERIAFSCLKHAPVLEVEVCVHKPDAPITVPFDDVTVTITRSRV from the coding sequence GTGGATCGTGTCGCGCTGCGCGGCCTGAAGGCCCGCGGGCACCACGGGGTGTTCCCCAAGGAGCGCGAAGAGGGCCAGACCTTCATCGTGGACCTCGTCCTCGGGCTGGACACCCGGCCCGCCGCGGCCGACGACGACCTGTCGAAGACCGTGCACTACGGCATCGTGGCGGAGGAGGTCGTGGCCGTCGTCGAGGGCGATCCCGTCGACCTCATCGAGACGCTCGCCGAGCGCATCGCGTTCTCCTGCCTCAAACACGCACCGGTCCTGGAGGTCGAGGTGTGCGTCCACAAACCGGACGCACCGATCACGGTCCCCTTCGACGACGTGACCGTCACCATCACCAGGAGCCGAGTATGA
- a CDS encoding nuclear transport factor 2 family protein — MSTPTPDTDVEQVGLANTAFYEAMERGDFETLSSLWLTPADLGVDEEYHDPADAGVVSCVHPGWPVLSGRGEVLRSYALIMANTEYIQFFLTDVHVSVTGDTALVTCTENILSGGPPPDDSDELGPLVGQLVVATNVFRRTPDGWKLWSHHASPVLAETGAEEGDESPD; from the coding sequence GTGAGCACCCCCACCCCCGACACCGATGTCGAACAGGTAGGACTCGCCAACACCGCCTTCTACGAGGCGATGGAACGCGGCGACTTCGAGACACTGTCCTCACTCTGGCTGACCCCCGCCGACCTCGGCGTCGACGAGGAGTACCACGACCCGGCGGACGCCGGCGTGGTCTCCTGCGTGCACCCCGGCTGGCCGGTGCTGAGCGGCCGCGGCGAGGTCCTCAGGTCGTACGCGCTGATCATGGCGAACACCGAGTACATCCAGTTCTTCCTCACCGACGTGCATGTCTCCGTCACCGGTGACACCGCCCTGGTGACCTGCACCGAGAACATCCTCAGCGGCGGCCCGCCCCCCGACGACAGCGACGAGCTCGGGCCGCTCGTCGGCCAGCTGGTCGTCGCCACGAACGTGTTCCGCCGCACCCCCGACGGCTGGAAGCTCTGGTCGCACCACGCGTCCCCCGTGCTGGCCGAAACCGGTGCGGAAGAGGGCGACGAGTCTCCCGACTGA
- the folP gene encoding dihydropteroate synthase — translation MSKKSGRGRVAGLPTWDRCAVMGVVNVTPDSFSDGGRWFDTTTAVKHGLDLVTEGADLVDVGGESTRPGATRVDEAEELKRVIPVVRGLASEGVTISVDTMRASVAEQALAAGAALVNDVSGGLADPEMIPVVAAAGAPFVVMHWRGFLAGGTIRGTYDDIVSEVVDELHARVEAVLEGGIAPDRIVVDPGLGFSKEADHDLTLLAHLDRLRDLGHPLLVAASRKRFLGRVLAGPEGAPPPARERDAATAAVSALAAHQGAWAVRVHEVRATADAVRVARAVEGARSERSAQAAPAAAAPDTAQAAEGAR, via the coding sequence ATGAGCAAGAAGAGCGGGCGCGGCCGAGTGGCGGGACTGCCTACATGGGACCGCTGCGCGGTCATGGGGGTCGTCAACGTGACGCCTGATTCCTTCTCCGACGGCGGCCGCTGGTTCGACACCACGACCGCCGTCAAGCACGGACTCGACCTGGTCACCGAGGGCGCGGACCTCGTCGACGTCGGCGGCGAGTCCACCCGCCCCGGCGCCACCCGCGTCGACGAGGCCGAGGAACTCAAGCGCGTCATCCCGGTCGTCCGCGGTCTCGCCTCCGAAGGCGTCACGATCTCCGTGGACACCATGCGCGCCTCCGTCGCCGAGCAGGCCCTCGCGGCCGGCGCGGCCCTCGTCAACGACGTCAGCGGCGGCCTCGCCGACCCGGAGATGATCCCGGTCGTCGCGGCCGCGGGCGCCCCCTTCGTGGTGATGCACTGGCGCGGCTTCCTGGCCGGCGGCACCATACGAGGGACGTACGACGACATCGTCTCCGAAGTGGTCGACGAACTGCACGCACGCGTGGAGGCCGTTCTGGAAGGCGGCATCGCGCCCGACCGGATCGTCGTCGACCCGGGCCTCGGCTTCTCCAAGGAGGCCGACCACGACCTGACGCTGCTGGCCCACCTCGACCGGCTGCGCGACCTGGGCCACCCGCTGCTGGTCGCCGCGTCCCGGAAGCGGTTCCTGGGCCGCGTACTGGCAGGCCCCGAGGGCGCCCCGCCGCCCGCCCGGGAGCGCGACGCGGCCACCGCCGCGGTCTCCGCGCTCGCCGCCCACCAGGGCGCGTGGGCGGTCCGCGTGCACGAGGTACGGGCCACGGCGGACGCCGTACGCGTCGCCCGCGCCGTGGAAGGCGCCCGCTCCGAGCGCAGCGCGCAGGCAGCCCCCGCGGCGGCCGCCCCGGACACCGCCCAGGCCGCAGAGGGAGCCCGGTGA
- a CDS encoding phosphatidylglycerol lysyltransferase domain-containing protein — MSDEVPDRSGVLRRIVRGPRPEAVPAVVASACTLVGVLDVAAGVFPRFRHSRMHAIAEVLPGALGPFAAALAISTGMLLLLLAHGLRRRKRRAWRAAVVLLPAGAVAQFAYRHSLIGVVISLALLAPLLRHRSEFEALPDPRSRWRALANFVLVGAGSLLLGLVIVSAHPNRLVGDPSLSDRIEHVLYGLCGFEGPVDYSGNTSWTVAFSLGALGLLTAVTTIYLAFRPEHPAARLTAQDEEGLRALLEKHGGRDSLGHFALRRDKAVVFSPSGKAAVTYRVVSGVMLASGDPIGDVEAWPGAIERFMDEAQAHSWTPAVMGCSETGGEVWTRETGLDALELGDEAVVDVADFSLAGRAMRNVRQMVKRIERAGYETRVRRIRDLSEGELERIRRAAEDWRGTDTERGFSMALGRIGDPADGDCLIATAHKADADPGPYGDLKAVLHFVPWGTDGVSLDLMRRDRSADPGMNELLIVAALQAAPKLGIVRVSLNFAMFRAALARGEKIGAGPVLRAWRGLLVFLSRWFQIESLYKFNAKFRPRWEPRFVVYASSRDLPRIGLAAMQAEGFVNLALPRLLRRRKAIPTPCAHRVAERGVRAA, encoded by the coding sequence ATGTCGGACGAGGTTCCGGATCGATCGGGCGTGCTGCGGCGCATAGTCCGCGGTCCGCGCCCCGAGGCCGTCCCCGCCGTGGTCGCCAGTGCCTGCACACTCGTCGGAGTCCTGGACGTCGCCGCGGGTGTCTTCCCGCGCTTCCGGCACAGCCGTATGCACGCCATCGCCGAGGTACTGCCCGGCGCGCTGGGCCCGTTCGCGGCCGCCCTGGCCATCAGCACGGGCATGCTTCTGCTGCTCCTCGCGCACGGCCTGCGCCGGCGCAAACGCCGGGCGTGGCGCGCCGCCGTGGTGCTGCTGCCGGCCGGCGCCGTGGCGCAGTTCGCGTACCGTCACTCGCTCATCGGCGTGGTCATCTCGCTGGCGCTGCTCGCGCCGCTGCTGCGCCACCGAAGCGAATTCGAGGCCCTTCCCGACCCCCGCAGCCGCTGGCGTGCGCTGGCCAACTTCGTCCTCGTGGGCGCCGGTTCCCTGCTGCTCGGCCTGGTCATCGTCAGCGCCCACCCCAACCGGCTGGTCGGCGACCCGAGCCTGTCCGACCGCATCGAGCACGTCCTGTACGGGCTGTGCGGCTTCGAGGGCCCGGTCGACTACTCGGGCAACACGTCCTGGACGGTGGCCTTCTCGCTCGGCGCGCTCGGCCTGCTGACCGCCGTCACGACGATCTATCTCGCCTTCCGCCCCGAACACCCGGCCGCCCGCCTCACGGCGCAGGACGAGGAGGGGCTGCGGGCGCTCCTGGAGAAGCACGGCGGCCGCGATTCACTCGGCCACTTCGCGCTGCGCCGCGACAAGGCGGTCGTCTTCTCCCCCAGCGGCAAGGCGGCCGTCACGTACCGCGTCGTGTCGGGGGTGATGCTCGCGAGCGGCGACCCGATCGGTGACGTCGAGGCCTGGCCCGGCGCGATCGAGCGCTTCATGGACGAGGCCCAGGCCCACTCCTGGACGCCCGCCGTGATGGGCTGCTCCGAGACGGGCGGCGAGGTGTGGACCCGCGAGACCGGCCTCGACGCCCTCGAACTGGGTGACGAGGCGGTGGTGGACGTCGCGGATTTCTCCCTGGCCGGGCGCGCGATGCGGAATGTGCGCCAGATGGTGAAGCGCATCGAGCGGGCCGGTTACGAGACCCGGGTACGGCGTATTCGTGACCTCAGCGAGGGCGAGCTGGAGCGCATTCGGCGCGCTGCCGAGGACTGGCGCGGCACCGACACCGAACGCGGCTTCTCCATGGCGCTCGGCCGCATCGGCGACCCGGCCGACGGCGACTGTCTGATCGCGACCGCCCACAAGGCGGACGCGGATCCCGGTCCGTACGGCGATCTGAAGGCCGTACTCCACTTCGTCCCGTGGGGCACCGACGGCGTGTCGCTCGACCTCATGCGCCGGGACCGCTCGGCGGACCCCGGCATGAACGAACTGCTGATCGTGGCGGCGCTCCAGGCCGCTCCGAAGCTCGGCATCGTGCGCGTCTCGCTGAACTTCGCGATGTTCCGGGCGGCACTGGCACGCGGCGAGAAGATCGGCGCGGGCCCCGTGCTGAGGGCGTGGCGGGGACTGCTGGTGTTCCTCTCGCGCTGGTTCCAGATCGAGTCCCTCTACAAGTTCAACGCGAAGTTCCGTCCGCGTTGGGAGCCGCGCTTCGTGGTCTACGCGTCGTCGCGCGACCTTCCGCGCATCGGCCTCGCGGCGATGCAGGCGGAGGGCTTCGTGAACCTGGCCCTGCCGCGCCTGCTGCGCCGCCGGAAGGCGATCCCCACCCCGTGCGCCCACAGGGTGGCGGAGAGGGGCGTTCGGGCCGCGTAG
- a CDS encoding alpha/beta hydrolase yields the protein MGLTSNKVLVLAAFFAVLLFIGTVWLWPRLARRNWRAVGGRVALLLATQVAIFASIGVAANQAFGFYASWADLFGRESGQGVVVDHNAGGGSGGGPLQMLGTQPVNVTGGGRPQLGGQIQKVGIVGRTTHIATRAYVYLPPEYFQPQYRTRTFPAAVVLTGYPGTAEALIKGLHYPQTAHELAKNGQVQPMILVMLRPTVAPPRDTECVDVPGGPQTESFFAKDLPDAVLAHYRVGRKPGSWGIVGDSTGGYCALKLAMHHPKVYAAGAGLSPYYKAPLDPTTGDLFRGDKGLRNRADLFWYLKNMPAPDTSLLVSSSRIGEANYQNTLKFMEQVKAKRLTRVSSIILDSGGHNFNTWRREIPGTLQWISGRLSDR from the coding sequence ATGGGTCTGACGAGCAACAAGGTGCTGGTGCTGGCCGCCTTCTTCGCCGTGCTGCTGTTCATCGGCACGGTGTGGCTCTGGCCACGGCTGGCGCGGCGCAACTGGCGGGCCGTCGGCGGACGGGTCGCTCTGCTGCTCGCCACCCAGGTGGCGATCTTCGCGTCGATCGGGGTCGCCGCCAACCAGGCCTTCGGCTTCTACGCCAGCTGGGCGGACCTGTTCGGCCGGGAGAGCGGTCAGGGCGTGGTCGTCGACCACAACGCCGGCGGCGGTTCGGGCGGCGGCCCCCTCCAGATGCTCGGCACCCAGCCGGTGAACGTCACGGGCGGCGGGCGGCCGCAGCTCGGCGGCCAGATCCAGAAGGTCGGCATCGTGGGTCGTACGACGCACATCGCCACGCGCGCGTACGTGTATCTGCCGCCCGAGTACTTCCAGCCGCAGTACCGCACGCGCACCTTCCCCGCGGCCGTCGTCCTCACCGGCTACCCGGGCACCGCCGAGGCGCTCATCAAAGGGCTGCACTATCCGCAGACGGCCCATGAGCTGGCCAAGAACGGCCAGGTGCAGCCGATGATCCTGGTGATGCTGCGGCCGACGGTGGCGCCGCCGCGCGACACGGAGTGCGTGGACGTCCCGGGCGGCCCGCAGACGGAGTCGTTCTTCGCCAAAGACCTTCCCGATGCCGTACTGGCCCACTACAGGGTGGGCAGAAAGCCGGGCAGCTGGGGCATCGTCGGCGACTCGACGGGCGGCTACTGCGCCCTGAAGCTCGCCATGCACCATCCGAAGGTGTACGCCGCCGGGGCGGGCCTTTCGCCGTACTACAAGGCGCCGCTCGACCCCACGACCGGAGATCTCTTCCGCGGCGACAAGGGGCTGCGGAACCGGGCCGATCTGTTCTGGTATCTCAAGAACATGCCGGCCCCGGACACTTCACTGCTCGTCAGCAGCAGCAGGATCGGCGAGGCCAACTACCAGAACACGCTCAAGTTCATGGAGCAGGTGAAGGCCAAGCGTCTGACGAGGGTCTCGTCGATCATCCTCGACAGCGGCGGCCACAACTTCAACACCTGGCGGCGGGAGATCCCGGGGACGCTCCAGTGGATCAGCGGGCGGCTCAGCGACCGCTGA